TCAGCATCTTGAGCACCTGCCTCTTGCAGGGTTTCTGGGTGGCTTGCATGACCATTTACTACTCGAAGGTCGTATTTGTCTTGCAGCTCTCGTAGGCGCTCACTGTCTCGGTCAACGACCGTGATGTCATTGTTTTCGCCGACTAAGTTTTCCGCCAAAGTACCGCCAACTTGGCCAGCACCCAAAATGATGATTTTCATCCTTCACCTGTTGTTCGTTTTGTCGTGGCATTACGCCACTGACTTAATCTGCCTTACGCAGCACTGCGTAGTAGAAGCCATCCATATCTTCTTCACCCGGTAGGATCTGACGACCCGGGTTGCTTGGGTCAGAGTCGATAAGCGTGGCATCATCCTTACGTGCAAGGAACGCTTTCACCTGCTGGCTATTCTCTTGCGGAGTGATAGAACAGGTCGCATAGACTAGCGTACCGCCCGGCTTCAGCTGTTGCCACATTGCGTCGATAATTTCGCTCTGGAGTGTTGCCAGCGCCTCAATATCGCTGCCACGACGTAGCCACTTGATATCTGGATGACGACGAATCACACCAGTCGCAGAACAAGGCGCATCGAGCAAGATGCGATCAAACTGCTCGCCTTGCCACCACTCACTTGGGGTACGTGCATCACCACATACTACTTTTGCTTTCAGGTTAAGACGCTCAAGATTATCGTAAACACGCTTTAGACGAGTCTCGTCACAATCGATCGCAACCACCTCGGCTTGGTTGTCGGTACGCTCAAGGATATGCGCCGTTTTACCACCCGGAGCTGCGCAGCAATCTAGGATCAGCTCACCCGCTTTTGGTGTTAAGTACTCAGCCGATAACTGAGCGGCCGCATCTTGTACCGATACCCAACCTTGCTCAAAGCCTGGCAGGTTGTACACATCGGTTGGCGACGCCAACTTTAGCGCATCGCTTGCTTGGCTGTGCTCAGTGGCTTCAATGTTTTCATTTTTGAGCAGTTCAAGGTACGCCGCTCGGTCATGGTGTTGGCTGTTTACACGCAGCCACATTGGTGCCTTGTGGTTATTGGCTTCAACGATCTGCTCCCAGCTTTCTGGGTAGGCTTCACGCAGTAGCTTAAGCAGCCAGCTTGGGTGACCATATTTGCCAGCATCGTGAGATACGGCTTTCTGATCCAGCTCTTCTTGGCTGCGCTGGTAGTTGCGCAGTACAGCATTGATAAGACCACGTAGACGTGGACCTTTCAGCGTTTTGGTGCCTTCAACCGTTTCACCGACAGCAGCGTGAGCTGGGATACGCATAAAGCTCAGTTGGTAGATGCCCACCAAAATCAGGAAGTGGAACACACGCTGTTTGCCTTTTAACGGCTTATCCATCAACTCATTGGTGGTCGACTCTAAGCGTGGCAGGTAGCGCAATACGCCGTAGCAAATCTCTTGCAACAGCGCATGGTCTCTTGGGCGGATTTCCTGTTGAGCAACAGGCAATACGTTAGATAGGGACTGTCCTTGATCCACTACTTGAAACAGCACTTTGGCTGCGGCGGCACGTACGTTCATTAGTTCTCTCGCTTAAGGGGTAGCTGACTGCCAACTTCAAACCAGCTGCTGCGGGCGTTTAGGATATCTTGTACTGACATCGCTTTCTTACCCGGTACCTGTAACTGTTCTAGTACTAGCACTTGTTTGCCAGTTGCCACATAGATACCTGTCTTATCAGCTTTCAAGATGGCGCCAGCAGGCTTATCTGAAGACTCAGCTTCCACTCGGCTCTGCCACACTTTGACGTTTTGATCGGAAACGATAAAGTAGCTCATCGGCCACGGGTTAAATGCACGCACGCAACGCTCGATATGCTCAGCATCATCTTGCCAGTCGATAAGCGCTTCTTCTTTGCTTAGTTTCTTGGCATAGTTAGCCAGCTCATCATCTTGCTTGGTTGCAACAGCAGTGCCTGCAGCGATATCTGCTAGACACTCAACCATTGCGGTCGGACCAAGTTTTGCCAGCTTTTCATACATAGAAGCGCTGGTGTCCGTTGCATCGATAGGGGTGGTAGCAATCTTTAGCATATCACCAGTATCTAGACCGATATCCATCTGCATGATAGTCACGCCTGTCTCGTTATCACCCGCCCAGATTGAGCGTTGGATCGGCGCAGCACCACGCCAGCGAGGCAGGATAGAACCGTGCACGTTGATGCAGCCAAGACGAGGGGTATCAAGAACCACTTGAGGCAGCAGTAGGCCATACGCTACGACAACCATGATGTCAGCGTTTAGTTCAGCAAGCTGCTGTTTCGCTTCATCAGATTTAAAGTTCTCTGGCTGATAAACCGGAATGTTGTTTTCCAGCGCGATGTTTTTCACTGGACTAGCAGTTAGCTTCTTGCCACGACCCGCTGGGCGGTCTGGCTGGGTGTAAACTGCAATAACTTCGTGCTCCGAAGACAACAACGCCGCCAAGTGGCGGGCGGCGAAGTCCGGAGTACCTGCAAAGACAATACGTAGTGACTGGCTCAAGGTAACCTCGTGATTATTTGTTTTTTTCGTTGAAACGTTTGATTTTTTCTAGCTTATCTTTAATACGCTTGCGCTTAAGCGGCGATAGGTAATCAACGAACAGCTTGCCTTCTAGGTGGTCAAGCTCATGCTGAACACAGATAGCTAGCAGATCATCCGCTTCGAAAGTGAACTCTTCACCTTCACGGTTCAGTGCTTTTACTGAAACTTCTGATGCACGAGCAACCAGTGCGCGAGCGCCCGGTACCGATAGACAGCCTTCTTCAATGCCATCTTCGCCGCGCTTGTCGGTGATCTCTGGGTTGATAAGCACCATCGGCTCATCACGAGTCTCAGAGATATCAATAACCACGATACGCTGGTGGATATCTACTTGAGTAGCCGCAAGGCCGATACCTTCTTCGTCGTACATGGTTTCAATCATGTCATCAACGATGGTTTGAATTTCTGGGGTGACTTCTTCTACCGGTTTGGCGACGGTACGTAGACGCTCGTCCGGGAAAGTTAATACTTGTAATACAGACATATACACTCTAAATGTTGAACTGTGCCGAAGCAGCTAAATCCTGATTGGCTCAATTCTAGACATTTTATACCCCAAATGACAGCATCCAAAGCAATCTGCCGCTAGGGAGCTATTGGGATGAAAGGGAAATTGAGCAAGGTTAGCCGTGTTATGAGCATCAGTTTAGCATGCCTGATGAGCAATAGTCTTGCCTGGGCAGGCAGCTTAGATTTTCGCCAAGACGCACCCAGCCAATACACGATTAAAAAAGGCGACACTTTGTGGGATATTTCCGAGCTGTATCTCAAATCTCCATGGCGTTGGCCCGAGCTTTGGCAAGCAAATCAGTACATTCAAAATCCCCATCTTATCTATCCCGGTGATAGCTTGTGGTTAACTTGGAAAGATGGCGTGCCGACGCTGCGCTTATCCAGACAAGATGCCCCCAATACTGTGGCGATCGCTCCCGTGATCAATTCACAAACTGAGCAGCAAATACAGCGAATCAGGTTGGTGTCATCAAGCGATCTAGAAGGTGCGAATCAGATTGAATCGGGCCTTAATCAACGCACTCTATTTAGTGCTGGCGACTTGGTGCACCTTCAGCATGCGGTAGAAAATACTCGCTATGCCATCTACCGAACCGTCTCAACACATTCAGTAATAGGGCGCGATGACGACATGTTGGTATTAAAGCAACTTGGCAGCGTTACCCTAGTCGATATAAAAGATAACCAAAGTCGGATTGCACAAATTGAAGGCAATACCTTGGAAGTCAAAGCTGGGGATTGGGTACTTCCCGTATTGTTGTCGACGGATGAACCTATCGAGCCAACGCCTGCACCATCAGAGCTGACAGCGACCATTTTGGGTAATACTGAGAATAGTCACTACAGCTACCAAGACGCCATCGTGGTGATAGACAAAGGTTATGCCGACGGGATTGAATTAGGCCAAGTGTTTCGGCTAGTTGAGTCACAAGAGTTAGCCAGTCTGCCCAATCAGACTTTAGGTTTGGCGATGGTGCTTAAAAGTTATCATCACTACAGTTTGGCTAAAGTCACCGCCAGTCATCAGCCGATCGCCAATCAGACCCTGTTGATAGCCCCTGAGACGCAAGAGTGAATTCACCTGATATTTGGATTCGCTTGTGCGCCGCTCCCGGTTTAGGCGCTGTAAAGGTCGCCAAACTGGTGGCTAAAGTCGGTGCCAAGCAGTTAGCTGCCGCCGATCAAAGCGAGCTTGCCACCTACGGCTTATCAACCACTCAAACTAAGGTAGTGTCAGATCACAATCACCCCAGTGTTGTGAGTGCACTGGAGTGGCAACAAGCGAGTACAGAGCATCACATTATTACCCTAGACAGCGTGCACTATCCGCCATTGCTGGCACAGGCGCCAGCAGCGCCTCCGGTGCTATACGTCAAAGGTGACCTAGATACCTTAAAGCAGCCACAGATAGCCATTGTCGGCAGTCGTAACGCCTCTCCGGATGGGCTCGACAACGCTTACCATTTTGCCCACCACTTAGCAAAAAGCGGGTTCACCATCACCAGTGGCTTAGCGTTAGGCATTGATGGCCGAGCACATAAAGGTGCACTTGATGCGCAAGGCACGACGGTCGCCGCACTAGGTTGTGGGCTCAATAGGCTCTACCCAGCTAAACATAAGCGGTTATCTCAGCAAGTTGCAGAAAATGGTGCCTTGGTATCAGAATTGCCACCCGATACACCGCCAAGAGCGGATTTCTTTCCACGTCGCAATCGAATTATCAGTGGCTTATCTGCTGGGGTGCTGGTGATTGAAGCAGCGCAAAAGAGTGGCTCTCTCATCACCGCAAGATACGCACTGGAGCAAGGGCGAGAGGTGTTTGCCTTACCCGGTTCCATTCATAACCCCAACGCACGAGGGTGTAACGACTTGATAAGAGATGGCGCTTCGCTTATCCAGTGTAGTCAACAGTTACTCGAAGAAGTTGAATCTTTGGTGACATGGTCAATAAGCCAACAAACATCTATATTTGAAGTAGAAGACGATGTACAAGAATTGCCATTTCCTCAACTAATGGCTAACGTAGGGTTTGAACCAACACCCGTTGATATTCTTGCACAGCGCACCCATATACCTGTGCATGAAGTCATGATGCAACTGCTGGAGCTTGAGCTCGATGGGCACGTTGCTGCTGTACCTGGTGGCTATATTCGAAAGGGGAGGGGCTAGCTATGATGGATATTCTGATGTATCTATTCGAGACATACATCCACAGCGATGTGGAGCTGAATGTCGACCAAGATGAGCTGGAAGATGAGCTTAAACGCGCTGGTTTCCACCAAGATGAAATTTACAAAGCCCTGAATTGGTTAGAAGAGTTGGCTGCATTGCAGCAAACCGATGCTCAATCTGCCATTGCAACGGGGTCGTCGACTTCGACACGTATTTATACCGATAAAGAGTGCATGCGCCTAGATATTGAGTGTCGTGGCTTTTTGTTGTTCTTAGAGCAGGTCAAAGTGCTGACGAACGAAACTCGTGAGTTAGTCCTAGACCGAGTCATGGGATTGGAAACACAGGACTTCCAACTCGATGATCTAAAGTGGATTGTATTGTTGGTGTTGTTTAATGTACCTGGCAATGAAAATGCGTACACCCAGATGGAAGAGTTGTTGTACACCACAGAAACTGGAGTGCTGCATTAATTGAGCGGTAAAATCGATCACAGCCTATTTTCGGCTCATGAACACGCACTAGAGAGCCAAGATTGCCCCCAGTGTGATGGTAAGTTGAGCCTGAAACATGGCAAGCACGGCCCATTTCTTGGCTGTGGAAACTACCCAAGTTGTGACTATATTCAGCCCCTGCATCAAAATGATGGTCACGTGGTCAAAGAACTTGGTGTTCCATGTCCAGAGTGTGGTAACGAACTCCTGCTTCGCCAAGGCCGCTACGGTATGTTCATTGGATGCAGTGCTTATCCGCAGTGTCAGCACATCGAGTCTTTGGATCAGCCAACTGAAAAATCACAACTCGAGGTCGCTTGCCCTGAGTGTGGTAAAGGCCAATTAACCGAGCGTAAATCTCGTTATGGTAAAACTTTTTATGCTTGCGATCAGTACCCTAAATGCAAGTTTGCGGTCAATCACAAACCAATGCGTGGGGTCTGCTCGAAGTGCCAGTTCCCACTCTTAATTGAGAAGAAGCTCGCCAGTGGCATTAAGCTGCAATGTGCAGATCGTAAGTGTCAGCACACCCAAGCATAAAACCTGAAAAAAACGGCGCATCATTCGATGCGCCGTTTCTATATCATCTAAGTTATTTGCTTAGCGAGGCAGTGCCGGGAAAGCCTCGGCACTTAGTACCTGACCAAGCTCAAGCAGTGCTTGTTGTAGCGCTTGCTGACTATCCGCCGATACGTTGATATGCCCCATCTTACGACCAGGACGTTTATCTTTGCCGTACCAGTGGATATGACAGCTTGGCATTGCCAATACTTCTTCTGGCAGCGTGTCTTCACCGAGAATGTTCACCATCGCTGTTGGGCGTAGTAGACGAGTATCACCCAAAGGCATACCGCATACCGCACGTAGGTGGTTCTCAAACTGACAAACCGATGCGCCTTGTTGGCTCCAGTGACCCGAGTTGTGTACGCGCGGCGCAATCTCGTTAACCAGTAGCTCACCTTTTACATCGAAGAACTCAAGTGCAAGCACGCCAACATAATCGAGGCTTTCTGCTACCGCTGTGAACATCTGCTTCGCTTGTGCTTGCAGTGTTTCATCTTCAATAGCGGTTGATAGGCTTAGTACGCCATTGGTGTGTACGTTCTCAGCCAGCGGGTAAACCGCAATCTCGTCTTCTTGGTTGCGAGCACCGACCAGAGAAACCTCACGGCAGAAAGGCACAAACTCTTCAGCAACGATAGCTTGAGTTGGGGTGTCTGCAATGCACTGCGCCATTTCAGTCCAGATCTGATCCGCATCGGCAGCATCTTTTAGACGCCATTGACCTTTACCGTCGTAACCACCTAGAGCACTTTTCAGCACCATAGGGATGCCAACATGGGCAATCGCCTTATCGAAATCTTCACGAGTCTCGATCACTGCATACTTCGCATTCTTCACACCCGCATTATCGAGTAGTGCTTTTTCAATGCGGCGATCACCACCGGCTTTGATAGCGTCAGTGGTTGGGTAGAACTTGCCGCTCTTCTCACACACATCCAGCACATCGTGAGGGATATGTTCAAACTCAGCCGTGATCACATCAGCACTATCGATAGCGGCTTGCAGGCCGTTACCGATCACCTGCTGCGTCAGTGGGTGCACGATATTCTCGCTGCCCACATCAAATGCAGAGATCTTGATATTTAGTGGTGCGCCAGCAAGTGACATCATTCGAGCCAGCTGACCAGCACCTAGTACCAGCACGTGCATGGGATTAGTCCTCAGCTGGGTTTGGGTTCGCTAGAACCGTTTCAGTTTGCTCAGCGCGGAACGCTTCAACTTTTGCCATGATCGCTTCATCGTGCGTACCTAGGATCTGCGCCGCTAGGATACCTGCGTTTGCCGCACCTGCTTCACCGATAGCCAGAGTACCTACTGCGATGCCTTTAGGCATCTGTACGATAGATAGTAGAGAGTCCATGCCTTTAAGAGCACGAGACTGAACAGGAACACCAAGTACTGGTAGGCTAGTAAATGCTGCCGCCATACCTGGAAGGTGAGCTGCGCCGCCAGCACCAGCGATGATCACTTTAATGCCACGATCTTTTGCACCATTTGCGTAGTCAGCAAGCAGTTGTGGAGTACGGTGAGCAGAAACCACTTTTGTTTCGTACTCAACACCAAACTTGTCCAGCATGTCTGCTGCAAGTTTCATGGTAGGCCAGTCAGATTTAGAACCCATGATGATACCGACTTTCATCTCAAACTCCTTCAAAGCGTTAAATTGGATGCGCTGATAATTTGCGCGCATTATACGTAGATTTTGTGACAAGGAAAACGTTTGCGTGAGTGTCGGTTAAGATCTGACATATTTTATAAACAAATAGATTTAGTCAGCAGCGGAATTAGTTTGTACACTCTGGCCTGAAAATCATAGATAGATAGGAAGCCAGCGTGGAGAATTTTGAACAGGCACTGCGAGCACTGCAGCAAGGTGAAGTGATTGCCTACCCAACCGAAGGGGTTTTTGGTGTGGGTTGTGATCCAGATAATGCCCAAGCGGTGCAAAAGCTGTTGGCGGTAAAACAGCGACCAGTAGAAAAGGGGCTGATCTTGATTGCAGGCGACTATCAGCAACTGCTTCCTTATATCGATGAAAGTCAGCTGACTAAAGAGCAGCTCCAAGCCGTGCATGCCTCTTGGCCAGGGCCAGTCACTTGGATAATGCCGGCCAGTGATAAGGTTTCGAACTGGGTATCAGGCCAGTTTGACTCAATTGCAGTACGCGTAACAGACCACCCACTAGTACAGCAGGTGTGTTCAGCATTTGGAAAACCCATTACGTCAACCAGTGCTAACCTAACCGGACAGCCGCCATGTAAAACCAACCAAGAAGTAGAGCAACAGTTGGGCCACACCCAAGTCGTTTTGCTCCGAGGTGAGACGGGTGGTCGAGATAAACCAAGTGAAATAAAAGACGCAAAAACCGCACAAGTGTTGCGCCAAGGCTAGCGCCAATCGTTGAAATGAATTACAACATCTAGGGCGTGCTGAGTTTGATACTCAGCACGCCCTAATAATAAGGATAAAAGTAATTATGTCAGCCATAGATAAAGTCGCAGTAAAGCAGTTTCTGATGGAGCTGCAAGACCATATTTGCCATCAGCTTGAGCAAGCGGATGGCGAAGCAAAATTTGTAGAAGATGCTTGGCAGCGTGAACCTGGCGAGCGTCTTGGCGGTGGCGGCCGCACTCGAGTGATGAAAGAGGGGGCGGTATTTGAGCAAGGTGGCGTGAACTTCTCCCACGTTCAAGGCAAAGAAATGCCCGCTTCTGCCACTGCGCACCGACCTGAGCTCGCTGGCAGAAAGTTTGAAGCAATGGGCGTGTCTTTGGTCATACACCCCAACAATCCTTATGTGCCTACCTCTCATGCCAATGTTCGCTTCTTTATTGCTGAAAAAGAGGGAGAAGAGCCTATCTGGTGGTTTGGTGGTGGATTTGATCTCACGCCTTTTTATCCGTTTGAACAAGATTGCCAAAGCTGGCATGACACCGCCAAACAGATCTGTGCACCATTTGGTGACGACTTATATACCGAGCACAAAGAGTGGTGTGACCGATATTTTTATCTTCCACATCGAGAAGAAACACGTGGTGTCGGAGGTCTGTTCTTTGATGACTTGAATCAGTGGGAATTTGATAAGTGTTTTGACTATATGAAAGCGGTGGGTCAAGGTTATACCCAAGCTTATGTACCTATCGTCGAGCGCCGAAAAGCGATGGCGTTTGGAGAGCGAGAGCGTCAGTTCCAGCTATACCGTCGTGGTCGATATGTTGAATTCAACTTAGTATTAGATAGAGGCACTCTGTTTGGTCTACAAACAGGTGGTCGCACTGAGTCAATTTTGATGTCGATGCCGCCATTGGCCCGCTGGGAGTATAGTTACCAACCTGAAGCTGGCAGTGAAGAAGCGAAACTCTACGATTACCTAAAACCAATCAACTGGTAAGTCTTTTTTCCCTCTATATATAGTGATAGGGTCATGAGAGTGACCCTTTTATCGTTTATGGAGCAAACTAGGATATGGACCACCAAGTTGACAAATACGCCGTGTTCGGCAACCCGATCTCACAAAGTAAATCTCCCTTTATCCATACTCTGTTTGCACGCCAAACTAGTCAAAACCTTGAGTACACCGCATTAACAGCGCCACCAGAGGAGTTTGCTCCAGCAGCGAAAGCCTTTTTTACTCAAGGCGGTAAGGGCTGTAATATTACCGCTCCATTTAAAGAGCAGGCGTATCAATTTGCCGATCGCTTGACCGAGCGAGCTAAGCTTGCTGGAGCCGTGAACACCCTCAAAAAGCTTGATGATGGTGAGATCATTGGTGATACCACCGACGGTGCAGGTCTAGTTCAGGATCTGCTGGCGATGCAGGTACAACTCAAAGACGCTCGAATTTTGCTAATAGGTGCGGGTGGTGCAGCTCGAGGTGTTATCCAACCTCTACTTGAGCAAAATCCTAAACAACTAGTGATCACTAACCGCACTTTTGCCAAAGCGCAGACGCTTGCCGAGATGTTTTCCGAGTATGGAAACATCACCTCTATAGCTATGGAGGAAGTTACCCAGGCGTTCGATGTAGTCATTAATGCCTCATCATCAGGCTTGCACGGTGACTTGCCAGCTATTTCAGCGAGTATCTTTGATACTCATACCACCTGTTATGACATGGTTTACGGCAAGGGTGTTACTCGATTTAATCAATGGGCGCTCGATAACGGTGCGGCTAAAGCATTTGATGGTCTTGGTATGCTGGTGGGGCAAGCTGCAGAAAGCTTTATGCTTTGGCGTGGATTAAGACCTGGTACTAAACAGATTTTACGAGAACTAAGAAAGAACTTAGAAGGCCAATAATAGAAGATGAATCAGTCGATACTTTTTCCTGATATTCAGCAGTGGGACGAGCAAAGCGCTCAAATCACTTTTCCAGCACAACAATCTGGTGCTTTGATTGAGTGTGTGATCAGTAAAGCTAAGTTAGAGCAGCTGAGTGGTCAATCTATACAAGGAGAAGCACAAGCACTTCAGGTCTTCAGCGAATTGCGATTCGACCTAGAAGAGCTTGCGGAAGAGTATATAGAAGATGAAGAGTTCAACTCAGAGGGTCAAGCTGAACTCGGCTAGCCCCTAATCAATGACTGTTAGCCAACAACCTCTACTTCATTTAAGTAGTCATTTTTGTTCTGCACATAGTTATCAGCAGACTTTTGCAAGAAAGCACGCTCTTCTTCTTTTAGTGGGCGTGCTTGTTTCACCGGACTGCCCACATAAAGAAAGCCTGATTCTAATACCTTCCCAGGTGGCACCAAGCTGCCCGCCCCAATCATTACATCATCTTCGATAACTGCACCATCGAGCACGATAGCACCCATGCCGACTAAGACTCGGTCTTTAATTATGCAGCCATGCAGCATCACTTTGTGGCCAATAGTGACATCATTACCAATAATTAGTGGGTAGCCATTTGGGTTGGCTTGGTTTTTATGGGTAACGTGCAACACACTCCCATCTTGGATATTAGTGCGGTCACCAATACGAATAGAGTTAACATCACCTCGTGCAGCGACGAGTGGCCAGATACCAACATCGTCACCAATAACAATATCCCCAACCAATACAGAGCTACTGTCTATATAGACGTTAGAGCCTATCTGTGGTGCGATACCTTTATAACTGCGCAAGCTGCTCATAATTTCTCCTTTAGTAGGGGCTTTTTAAGGTTTGAAGCCAAGAATACTAGTAAAAA
This portion of the Vibrio sp. SCSIO 43136 genome encodes:
- the rsmB gene encoding 16S rRNA (cytosine(967)-C(5))-methyltransferase RsmB, with translation MNVRAAAAKVLFQVVDQGQSLSNVLPVAQQEIRPRDHALLQEICYGVLRYLPRLESTTNELMDKPLKGKQRVFHFLILVGIYQLSFMRIPAHAAVGETVEGTKTLKGPRLRGLINAVLRNYQRSQEELDQKAVSHDAGKYGHPSWLLKLLREAYPESWEQIVEANNHKAPMWLRVNSQHHDRAAYLELLKNENIEATEHSQASDALKLASPTDVYNLPGFEQGWVSVQDAAAQLSAEYLTPKAGELILDCCAAPGGKTAHILERTDNQAEVVAIDCDETRLKRVYDNLERLNLKAKVVCGDARTPSEWWQGEQFDRILLDAPCSATGVIRRHPDIKWLRRGSDIEALATLQSEIIDAMWQQLKPGGTLVYATCSITPQENSQQVKAFLARKDDATLIDSDPSNPGRQILPGEEDMDGFYYAVLRKAD
- the fmt gene encoding methionyl-tRNA formyltransferase, which encodes MSQSLRIVFAGTPDFAARHLAALLSSEHEVIAVYTQPDRPAGRGKKLTASPVKNIALENNIPVYQPENFKSDEAKQQLAELNADIMVVVAYGLLLPQVVLDTPRLGCINVHGSILPRWRGAAPIQRSIWAGDNETGVTIMQMDIGLDTGDMLKIATTPIDATDTSASMYEKLAKLGPTAMVECLADIAAGTAVATKQDDELANYAKKLSKEEALIDWQDDAEHIERCVRAFNPWPMSYFIVSDQNVKVWQSRVEAESSDKPAGAILKADKTGIYVATGKQVLVLEQLQVPGKKAMSVQDILNARSSWFEVGSQLPLKREN
- the def gene encoding peptide deformylase; amino-acid sequence: MSVLQVLTFPDERLRTVAKPVEEVTPEIQTIVDDMIETMYDEEGIGLAATQVDIHQRIVVIDISETRDEPMVLINPEITDKRGEDGIEEGCLSVPGARALVARASEVSVKALNREGEEFTFEADDLLAICVQHELDHLEGKLFVDYLSPLKRKRIKDKLEKIKRFNEKNK
- a CDS encoding LysM domain-containing protein → MKGKLSKVSRVMSISLACLMSNSLAWAGSLDFRQDAPSQYTIKKGDTLWDISELYLKSPWRWPELWQANQYIQNPHLIYPGDSLWLTWKDGVPTLRLSRQDAPNTVAIAPVINSQTEQQIQRIRLVSSSDLEGANQIESGLNQRTLFSAGDLVHLQHAVENTRYAIYRTVSTHSVIGRDDDMLVLKQLGSVTLVDIKDNQSRIAQIEGNTLEVKAGDWVLPVLLSTDEPIEPTPAPSELTATILGNTENSHYSYQDAIVVIDKGYADGIELGQVFRLVESQELASLPNQTLGLAMVLKSYHHYSLAKVTASHQPIANQTLLIAPETQE
- the dprA gene encoding DNA-processing protein DprA; translated protein: MNSPDIWIRLCAAPGLGAVKVAKLVAKVGAKQLAAADQSELATYGLSTTQTKVVSDHNHPSVVSALEWQQASTEHHIITLDSVHYPPLLAQAPAAPPVLYVKGDLDTLKQPQIAIVGSRNASPDGLDNAYHFAHHLAKSGFTITSGLALGIDGRAHKGALDAQGTTVAALGCGLNRLYPAKHKRLSQQVAENGALVSELPPDTPPRADFFPRRNRIISGLSAGVLVIEAAQKSGSLITARYALEQGREVFALPGSIHNPNARGCNDLIRDGASLIQCSQQLLEEVESLVTWSISQQTSIFEVEDDVQELPFPQLMANVGFEPTPVDILAQRTHIPVHEVMMQLLELELDGHVAAVPGGYIRKGRG
- a CDS encoding DUF494 family protein, whose translation is MMDILMYLFETYIHSDVELNVDQDELEDELKRAGFHQDEIYKALNWLEELAALQQTDAQSAIATGSSTSTRIYTDKECMRLDIECRGFLLFLEQVKVLTNETRELVLDRVMGLETQDFQLDDLKWIVLLVLFNVPGNENAYTQMEELLYTTETGVLH
- a CDS encoding topoisomerase DNA-binding C4 zinc finger domain-containing protein — translated: MSGKIDHSLFSAHEHALESQDCPQCDGKLSLKHGKHGPFLGCGNYPSCDYIQPLHQNDGHVVKELGVPCPECGNELLLRQGRYGMFIGCSAYPQCQHIESLDQPTEKSQLEVACPECGKGQLTERKSRYGKTFYACDQYPKCKFAVNHKPMRGVCSKCQFPLLIEKKLASGIKLQCADRKCQHTQA
- a CDS encoding 5-(carboxyamino)imidazole ribonucleotide synthase; the protein is MHVLVLGAGQLARMMSLAGAPLNIKISAFDVGSENIVHPLTQQVIGNGLQAAIDSADVITAEFEHIPHDVLDVCEKSGKFYPTTDAIKAGGDRRIEKALLDNAGVKNAKYAVIETREDFDKAIAHVGIPMVLKSALGGYDGKGQWRLKDAADADQIWTEMAQCIADTPTQAIVAEEFVPFCREVSLVGARNQEDEIAVYPLAENVHTNGVLSLSTAIEDETLQAQAKQMFTAVAESLDYVGVLALEFFDVKGELLVNEIAPRVHNSGHWSQQGASVCQFENHLRAVCGMPLGDTRLLRPTAMVNILGEDTLPEEVLAMPSCHIHWYGKDKRPGRKMGHINVSADSQQALQQALLELGQVLSAEAFPALPR
- the purE gene encoding 5-(carboxyamino)imidazole ribonucleotide mutase, with protein sequence MKVGIIMGSKSDWPTMKLAADMLDKFGVEYETKVVSAHRTPQLLADYANGAKDRGIKVIIAGAGGAAHLPGMAAAFTSLPVLGVPVQSRALKGMDSLLSIVQMPKGIAVGTLAIGEAGAANAGILAAQILGTHDEAIMAKVEAFRAEQTETVLANPNPAED
- a CDS encoding L-threonylcarbamoyladenylate synthase, with product MENFEQALRALQQGEVIAYPTEGVFGVGCDPDNAQAVQKLLAVKQRPVEKGLILIAGDYQQLLPYIDESQLTKEQLQAVHASWPGPVTWIMPASDKVSNWVSGQFDSIAVRVTDHPLVQQVCSAFGKPITSTSANLTGQPPCKTNQEVEQQLGHTQVVLLRGETGGRDKPSEIKDAKTAQVLRQG
- the hemF gene encoding oxygen-dependent coproporphyrinogen oxidase; this encodes MSAIDKVAVKQFLMELQDHICHQLEQADGEAKFVEDAWQREPGERLGGGGRTRVMKEGAVFEQGGVNFSHVQGKEMPASATAHRPELAGRKFEAMGVSLVIHPNNPYVPTSHANVRFFIAEKEGEEPIWWFGGGFDLTPFYPFEQDCQSWHDTAKQICAPFGDDLYTEHKEWCDRYFYLPHREETRGVGGLFFDDLNQWEFDKCFDYMKAVGQGYTQAYVPIVERRKAMAFGERERQFQLYRRGRYVEFNLVLDRGTLFGLQTGGRTESILMSMPPLARWEYSYQPEAGSEEAKLYDYLKPINW
- the aroE gene encoding shikimate dehydrogenase; this encodes MDHQVDKYAVFGNPISQSKSPFIHTLFARQTSQNLEYTALTAPPEEFAPAAKAFFTQGGKGCNITAPFKEQAYQFADRLTERAKLAGAVNTLKKLDDGEIIGDTTDGAGLVQDLLAMQVQLKDARILLIGAGGAARGVIQPLLEQNPKQLVITNRTFAKAQTLAEMFSEYGNITSIAMEEVTQAFDVVINASSSGLHGDLPAISASIFDTHTTCYDMVYGKGVTRFNQWALDNGAAKAFDGLGMLVGQAAESFMLWRGLRPGTKQILRELRKNLEGQ
- a CDS encoding DUF1488 domain-containing protein yields the protein MNQSILFPDIQQWDEQSAQITFPAQQSGALIECVISKAKLEQLSGQSIQGEAQALQVFSELRFDLEELAEEYIEDEEFNSEGQAELG
- a CDS encoding gamma carbonic anhydrase family protein — encoded protein: MSSLRSYKGIAPQIGSNVYIDSSSVLVGDIVIGDDVGIWPLVAARGDVNSIRIGDRTNIQDGSVLHVTHKNQANPNGYPLIIGNDVTIGHKVMLHGCIIKDRVLVGMGAIVLDGAVIEDDVMIGAGSLVPPGKVLESGFLYVGSPVKQARPLKEEERAFLQKSADNYVQNKNDYLNEVEVVG